A DNA window from Porphyromonas gingivalis ATCC 33277 contains the following coding sequences:
- a CDS encoding carboxypeptidase-like regulatory domain-containing protein gives MHIFGYVARNVLFVLFGLIFGYEVSYAQTITIKGQVLDEKKQPVSYASVVISTDSLSKKDISYAVTDEHGQFRIGQLSAIPDKRWIHVRSIGYLGFHKQISLRAVKSPLDITLTEDTKELEEVVVVARACDAYAKGDTIVFNSKNYTLGNERNLGDVVKKMPGMEVDQTGNISYQGKKIGKVLVDGQDILSSSSGVAMNTLPPDFANSIELLSNYTDGDIAHAFKAEEQLALNLKSNKKVALSGSFEGGGGLKDKFISKASLITVLPKISASTIINVNNTSEAVFSIQDYMSNIIDFESIRSGASTQTSLSLSPEEQQLLLPPTNEHARTAGLANINISWTPHSSYKLRASTLFNKGKSEGAHTKTDTYTLPENYFTNISTGTADKETQLVSQYLSQKWIPSRFFSVSAKTKIDIRNHNADNIYANTFNDNHIHALEKPKNHFSGIKQDIEMKWLLSKGLLFGGGSFVFNKGKINSDIYTDVLLLPLPHINGNSIYPYFHEHIKKDMEKGFNAYVGGMYPVLNNIYLRGEFSMSMNWNELKMAYPTSINEETADLRVFRPYISLMKNKGVFRFNIGSYFSSYRQKTSPELLREKSLFYIEPHASIELVMSNQHRLMLSVSEAVSPSTIDYFSQQILAKGYNNLQLPSKLSNSFAKRFKGNLSYAYFSLFNRLSMYGNLSYIKDRDTHITVTTSKGLLISNFYQDEGWSNTLRTNAYLSKGIGTLPLDIKLSGKYTLSKHNLMRVDKEDELINKRVDAKLDLISRLYQSPVNFEIGVRFSRLDQKFTYSDIHSWNQEFGGFATTHVNIGNFVFSVSGKSNRIEDAEAKRYFRDLDFSLKYKLSKLDIKLQGENVFHLKDNEWMKEILTPTVQSTILYRRLPGHILLSLSYTL, from the coding sequence ATGCACATCTTTGGATATGTTGCACGAAATGTTCTTTTTGTTTTATTCGGATTGATATTCGGATATGAGGTTTCATATGCACAGACAATTACGATAAAAGGACAAGTGCTTGATGAAAAAAAACAACCTGTCTCATATGCAAGTGTTGTTATCTCAACGGATAGTTTATCTAAAAAAGACATTTCCTATGCTGTAACGGATGAGCATGGGCAATTTAGGATAGGACAACTTTCGGCTATTCCTGACAAGAGATGGATTCATGTTCGTTCAATTGGCTACTTGGGATTTCATAAACAAATTTCTCTTAGGGCAGTTAAGTCACCTCTCGATATAACTCTTACAGAAGACACAAAAGAGTTGGAAGAGGTTGTTGTTGTGGCAAGAGCATGTGATGCTTATGCTAAAGGAGATACAATTGTTTTTAACAGCAAGAATTACACACTGGGGAATGAACGTAATCTTGGGGATGTAGTAAAAAAGATGCCTGGTATGGAAGTTGACCAGACAGGAAATATCTCATATCAAGGAAAGAAAATTGGAAAGGTCTTGGTTGACGGGCAGGATATTTTATCCTCTTCTTCCGGTGTTGCCATGAATACGCTTCCTCCTGATTTTGCCAATTCGATAGAATTGCTTTCGAATTATACGGATGGTGATATTGCCCATGCTTTCAAGGCAGAAGAACAATTAGCCCTCAATCTGAAGTCCAATAAAAAAGTAGCTTTAAGCGGTTCTTTTGAAGGCGGAGGCGGCCTGAAAGACAAATTTATCAGCAAAGCATCTTTGATTACAGTCTTACCAAAAATATCTGCCAGTACCATCATTAACGTCAATAATACAAGTGAGGCTGTTTTTTCGATTCAAGATTATATGTCGAATATCATAGACTTTGAATCGATCCGAAGTGGAGCTTCAACGCAGACATCTTTAAGTTTATCTCCTGAAGAACAACAACTCTTACTGCCTCCGACGAATGAACATGCACGTACGGCAGGTTTAGCAAACATAAATATATCATGGACCCCTCACTCAAGCTACAAACTCAGAGCAAGTACACTGTTCAACAAAGGTAAATCAGAAGGGGCGCATACAAAGACGGATACATATACTTTGCCGGAGAATTATTTTACAAATATATCAACAGGTACTGCCGATAAAGAGACCCAACTTGTATCTCAATATTTGTCTCAGAAATGGATTCCTTCTCGTTTTTTCTCTGTCAGTGCTAAGACAAAGATAGACATACGAAACCATAATGCCGATAATATCTATGCTAATACATTCAATGATAATCATATCCATGCATTAGAAAAGCCGAAAAATCACTTTTCCGGTATCAAACAGGATATTGAGATGAAATGGCTTTTGAGCAAAGGGCTTCTTTTCGGTGGAGGAAGTTTTGTTTTCAACAAAGGAAAGATCAATAGTGACATATATACCGATGTCTTACTGCTTCCATTACCCCATATAAATGGAAATTCTATTTATCCTTATTTTCATGAACACATAAAAAAAGACATGGAAAAAGGATTCAACGCCTACGTAGGTGGAATGTATCCTGTATTGAATAATATATATCTGCGAGGTGAGTTTTCCATGTCGATGAATTGGAATGAACTTAAGATGGCTTATCCTACAAGTATAAACGAGGAAACAGCCGATTTAAGAGTATTCAGGCCTTACATTAGTCTGATGAAAAACAAGGGGGTATTCCGGTTTAACATAGGCTCTTATTTTTCCTCCTATAGACAAAAAACATCTCCGGAACTATTGAGAGAGAAATCTCTTTTTTATATTGAGCCACATGCTTCAATCGAATTAGTAATGAGTAACCAGCATCGGTTAATGCTGTCTGTCTCTGAAGCTGTTTCTCCTTCAACCATCGATTACTTTTCTCAGCAGATTTTGGCTAAAGGATACAATAACCTCCAATTACCCTCAAAATTATCGAACTCTTTTGCAAAAAGGTTTAAGGGAAACTTATCCTATGCCTATTTCAGCTTGTTTAACCGGCTTTCGATGTATGGCAATTTAAGTTATATCAAGGATAGAGATACGCATATTACCGTCACAACCTCAAAGGGACTATTGATCAGTAATTTTTATCAAGATGAAGGATGGAGCAATACATTAAGAACAAACGCCTATTTGAGTAAGGGAATCGGCACCCTTCCATTGGACATAAAATTATCAGGTAAATATACGCTCAGCAAACACAACCTGATGCGTGTAGATAAAGAAGACGAATTAATTAACAAAAGAGTAGATGCGAAATTGGATCTTATTTCACGGCTGTACCAATCTCCGGTTAATTTTGAGATAGGAGTACGTTTTAGTCGTCTTGACCAGAAATTTACGTACAGCGATATCCACTCTTGGAATCAAGAATTTGGAGGTTTCGCAACAACTCATGTAAATATAGGAAATTTTGTTTTTTCTGTTTCCGGCAAGTCGAATAGAATTGAAGATGCCGAAGCCAAGCGCTATTTTAGGGATTTGGACTTCTCCCTGAAATACAAATTAAGCAAGTTAGACATCAAATTGCAAGGAGAGAATGTGTTCCATCTTAAAGATAATGAATGGATGAAAGAAATCCTTACCCCGACAGTCCAATCAACTATCCTATACAGACGATTGCCTGGGCATATTCTTTTGTCTCTCAGTTATACATTATAA
- a CDS encoding GLPGLI family protein produces the protein MARLFFAIFLMTSALPSFSQSKAVTVSYSFEMKIPEKIKQIENEQIRKLAIQKMQEKSQEYTMYFHDGLYGFSALSEAFQGKNFIVGGERSVFLDMKKRERVSQEGIMDKKFIVKEPFATLTWTIGKETKVILGKTCLKAITHIDKMPITAWFCEEIPIQIGPAGYCGLPGLIMEIESGSFVYSAQKVEYTASILKITPPSKGEVLSREEFIKLREKKMKEIGVDPKHQPGGIQIIKM, from the coding sequence ATGGCCAGATTATTTTTTGCAATATTTTTAATGACGAGCGCTTTGCCAAGTTTCTCGCAGTCTAAAGCTGTGACGGTTTCTTATTCTTTTGAAATGAAGATTCCTGAAAAAATAAAACAAATCGAGAATGAACAAATTCGAAAACTTGCAATACAAAAAATGCAAGAAAAAAGTCAGGAATACACGATGTATTTCCATGATGGACTTTATGGATTCTCTGCTCTTTCGGAGGCTTTTCAAGGAAAAAACTTTATTGTCGGAGGAGAACGAAGTGTTTTTTTAGACATGAAGAAGCGAGAACGTGTGTCCCAAGAGGGTATTATGGATAAAAAATTCATCGTAAAAGAACCCTTTGCAACTTTAACGTGGACGATTGGCAAGGAGACAAAGGTTATTTTAGGTAAAACTTGTTTGAAAGCTATTACTCATATTGATAAGATGCCTATTACTGCATGGTTTTGTGAAGAGATTCCTATACAAATAGGCCCGGCTGGGTACTGTGGTTTACCAGGTTTAATCATGGAGATAGAAAGCGGTAGTTTTGTTTACTCGGCACAGAAAGTTGAGTACACAGCTTCAATTTTAAAGATTACACCGCCTTCAAAAGGGGAAGTTTTGAGTCGGGAAGAGTTCATAAAACTGAGAGAGAAAAAAATGAAAGAAATAGGAGTGGATCCCAAACATCAGCCGGGAGGTATTCAAATCATAAAAATGTAA
- a CDS encoding ISAs1 family transposase, protein MYHSLFESLCMVPGPRIERKKIYPLDFLLLIVFLSTLSGNTSWYEIEDYAEEYEEELKSLYEMLTGHQLMHTMPSHDTLNRSISLLDVEAFEGAYKRWIEGFISATSGKHICIDGKTMRGVKKLSFDTQSHVVSAFSPQDMCSLAQLYIDRKTNEIPAIHQLLDLLDLNGAVVSIDAIGTQTAIVEQIIDKGGDYVLCVKANQSLSLQEIEAYFCPLFQKHILLDEQTELSHGRIETRRYESILNPLEIEANEVLTRRKGLRSIHKVVRKRRDKKSDKTSEEVAYYISSLTDVSSLKQAIRGHWAIENKLHHCLDVYFGHDASHKRTRNVAQIMDIIQKINLLIIERLKTNMKSSIPRIQKQLITIQF, encoded by the coding sequence ATGTATCATTCTCTATTTGAAAGCCTCTGCATGGTTCCGGGCCCACGGATAGAGCGTAAAAAAATTTATCCTCTTGACTTTTTACTGCTGATCGTTTTCCTCTCTACACTCTCAGGCAATACCTCCTGGTATGAGATTGAAGATTATGCCGAGGAATACGAAGAAGAATTGAAAAGTCTATACGAAATGCTTACCGGCCATCAGCTTATGCATACCATGCCTTCTCATGATACTCTCAACAGGAGCATCAGTCTGTTGGATGTAGAAGCTTTTGAGGGGGCTTATAAGCGATGGATTGAAGGCTTTATCTCGGCTACTTCGGGTAAACATATTTGCATTGATGGCAAGACGATGCGGGGAGTGAAGAAACTCTCTTTTGATACACAATCCCATGTCGTCTCTGCCTTTTCACCACAAGATATGTGCAGTCTTGCCCAACTCTACATCGACCGAAAAACAAACGAAATACCTGCCATACATCAACTTCTTGATTTGCTGGACTTGAACGGGGCTGTTGTCTCCATTGATGCCATAGGTACACAGACAGCCATTGTCGAACAAATCATCGATAAGGGCGGAGACTATGTATTGTGTGTTAAAGCGAATCAAAGTTTGAGTCTGCAAGAGATTGAAGCCTATTTCTGCCCTCTTTTTCAGAAACATATCCTCCTTGACGAACAGACGGAACTATCTCACGGACGCATAGAAACACGTCGCTATGAAAGTATTCTCAATCCCTTGGAGATAGAAGCCAACGAGGTATTAACTCGCCGGAAAGGCTTGAGGTCGATACACAAAGTTGTACGCAAACGAAGGGATAAAAAGAGTGACAAAACGAGTGAAGAAGTGGCCTACTACATTTCGTCATTAACAGATGTTTCTTCATTGAAACAAGCTATTCGTGGGCATTGGGCGATAGAGAATAAGTTACACCACTGTTTGGATGTCTATTTCGGACACGATGCCTCGCACAAGAGAACGAGGAATGTGGCGCAGATTATGGATATCATTCAAAAGATTAATTTACTCATTATAGAGCGACTAAAAACGAATATGAAGTCCTCAATCCCTCGCATCCAAAAACAACTAATCACAATACAATTTTAA
- the xseB gene encoding exodeoxyribonuclease VII small subunit, protein MSENKTYTEAMRRLEEIVRVIEHESPDVDELTKLAEEAIALIDFCREKLTVADKQIEELMAKLS, encoded by the coding sequence ATGAGTGAGAATAAGACTTATACGGAGGCCATGAGACGCCTCGAAGAAATCGTTCGTGTCATCGAACATGAAAGCCCGGATGTGGACGAGCTGACCAAGCTGGCCGAAGAGGCTATTGCTCTGATTGATTTCTGTCGGGAGAAACTGACAGTAGCCGACAAGCAGATCGAAGAACTCATGGCCAAACTCTCATGA
- a CDS encoding 2-C-methyl-D-erythritol 4-phosphate cytidylyltransferase, with protein MKQKRYALIVAGGHGLRMGADRPKQFLLLAGLPVLMHTLNRFAPHVDAIVLVLPTDHHAYWQELCRKYDFSVSHRVVAGGNTRFASVRNGLQVVPDGVLVAVHDGVRPLVSAETIDACFDLAELKGAVAPCRPMTESLRYYATDGNYAVDRSRYVTVQTPQTFRSEWLREAYRQPYEEYFTDDCSVYEHHFGRPVALIVGNIENIKLTTPLDLSLAKLLLTS; from the coding sequence ATGAAGCAAAAACGCTATGCTCTGATCGTAGCCGGTGGTCATGGGCTACGTATGGGGGCCGATCGGCCAAAACAGTTTTTGCTTTTGGCAGGTCTACCGGTGCTGATGCATACGCTGAATCGCTTTGCCCCTCATGTCGATGCTATAGTATTGGTATTGCCCACAGATCATCATGCTTATTGGCAGGAGTTGTGCCGGAAGTATGACTTTTCGGTCTCTCATCGAGTGGTTGCAGGTGGAAATACACGTTTCGCCTCTGTTCGGAATGGATTGCAGGTTGTCCCTGATGGTGTTTTGGTTGCTGTTCATGACGGGGTACGTCCTTTGGTCAGTGCTGAAACTATCGATGCCTGTTTCGATCTTGCAGAGTTGAAGGGGGCTGTCGCTCCTTGTCGCCCTATGACCGAATCGCTTCGCTATTATGCCACTGATGGCAATTATGCAGTGGACAGGAGTCGGTACGTCACGGTACAAACTCCACAGACCTTTCGGAGCGAATGGCTTCGAGAGGCCTATCGGCAACCCTATGAAGAGTATTTTACCGATGATTGTTCGGTATATGAACACCATTTTGGCCGACCGGTGGCATTGATTGTCGGTAATATCGAAAATATCAAATTGACTACTCCTCTCGATCTATCCCTTGCCAAACTGTTATTGACATCCTAA
- a CDS encoding IS5-like element ISPg8 family transposase — MAYQSKNTDEHVTFADALLSKRYRKAQNDFLNQVDTLIDWRPIRTLINKKYTKRQNAIGAPAYDVILLFKMLLLETWYNLSDCALEERINDSITFSRFLGLKMEEVSPDHSTISRFRSALTELGLMDKLLAQFNKQLSRHHISVREGVLVDASLVETPHKPNGSITIEVADDRQDNRSEAEKEAEEDYQKQVVRRRKGTDEEARWVYKQKRYHYGYKKHCLTNVQGIVQKVITTAANRSDTKEFIPLLQGANIPQGTAVLADKGYACGENRSYLQTHHLQDGIMHKAQRNRALTEEEKQRNKAISPIRSTIERTFGSIRRWFHGGRCRYRGLAKTHTQNILESIAFNLYRTPGIIMSSSVG, encoded by the coding sequence ATGGCATACCAATCCAAGAATACCGATGAGCATGTAACATTTGCAGACGCACTCCTTTCAAAGCGTTATCGCAAAGCACAAAACGACTTCCTCAATCAGGTTGACACGCTTATCGATTGGCGTCCGATCAGGACGCTGATCAACAAGAAATACACGAAGCGACAAAATGCCATCGGCGCCCCGGCTTATGACGTGATTCTCTTATTCAAGATGTTGCTTTTGGAGACATGGTACAACCTCAGTGATTGTGCTCTGGAGGAGCGCATCAATGATTCAATCACCTTTTCCCGATTCTTGGGACTGAAGATGGAAGAGGTATCTCCCGACCACAGCACCATCAGTCGATTTCGTTCGGCACTGACAGAGTTGGGTCTCATGGACAAACTATTGGCGCAGTTTAACAAACAACTTTCGCGCCATCACATTTCGGTCAGGGAAGGGGTGCTTGTCGATGCAAGCCTTGTGGAGACGCCGCATAAACCCAACGGAAGCATTACGATTGAAGTCGCAGACGACAGGCAAGACAATCGGAGCGAGGCGGAAAAAGAGGCAGAGGAGGATTATCAAAAACAGGTTGTCCGCCGGCGTAAAGGGACGGATGAAGAAGCCCGTTGGGTGTACAAACAAAAGCGTTATCACTACGGATACAAAAAGCATTGTCTGACCAATGTTCAAGGCATTGTTCAAAAGGTGATAACGACAGCAGCGAACCGCAGTGACACGAAGGAGTTTATTCCGCTATTGCAGGGTGCAAACATACCTCAAGGTACAGCCGTCTTGGCGGACAAAGGATATGCTTGCGGGGAAAATCGTTCCTACCTGCAAACCCATCACCTTCAAGACGGCATTATGCACAAGGCACAACGCAACAGGGCATTGACCGAGGAAGAGAAGCAACGAAACAAAGCAATCAGTCCGATACGGAGCACCATCGAACGCACCTTTGGCAGTATTCGCCGGTGGTTTCATGGCGGACGATGTCGATACCGGGGACTTGCCAAGACCCATACTCAAAACATTCTTGAAAGCATCGCCTTTAATTTATACAGAACCCCGGGGATAATTATGTCCTCATCCGTAGGATAA
- a CDS encoding ORF6N domain-containing protein: MNTITADVSVIRNKILEIRGNRVILDYHLAELYGVQTKVLKQAVRRNLQRFPEDFMFELTENEWTELVTNCDRLPETLKHSSVAPMAFTEQGVAMLSSVLRSPTAIEVNIAIMRTFVAMRRMIAGYEELKKRIEDLEVSCNVQFSELYTALTELLEQKEKAEKPRNPVGFIIPKQEK; this comes from the coding sequence ATGAATACAATAACAGCAGATGTAAGCGTCATCCGGAATAAAATTCTTGAGATTCGTGGCAACAGAGTGATATTGGATTATCATTTGGCCGAACTCTACGGTGTGCAGACAAAAGTGCTCAAACAGGCCGTCAGGAGAAATTTGCAGCGCTTCCCGGAAGATTTTATGTTCGAACTTACCGAAAACGAATGGACGGAACTGGTCACAAATTGTGACCGGTTACCCGAAACCCTCAAACACAGCTCCGTTGCTCCGATGGCTTTTACCGAGCAGGGAGTAGCCATGCTATCATCGGTGCTGCGCAGTCCGACAGCAATAGAAGTGAACATTGCCATCATGCGGACTTTCGTTGCCATGCGTCGGATGATTGCAGGTTATGAAGAACTCAAAAAGCGTATCGAAGACCTTGAAGTAAGCTGTAATGTGCAGTTCAGTGAGTTGTACACGGCCCTGACGGAGCTGTTGGAGCAAAAAGAAAAAGCGGAAAAGCCTCGTAATCCCGTCGGCTTTATCATTCCCAAGCAAGAGAAATGA
- a CDS encoding DUF1896 domain-containing protein, translating into MKQEKKTLSYYRLRLEVYLKDYHPQLLGDETFIRERSEAAAKTYEEAFLQDNPIGIAESMAMEVLLRGLHFSPYQFIEQIIDNEFANEVPAELSGKLSLLLLEHKDVKDTFDRYHPGDDFDEKPEYDRLYTELTGTITTVMEEHDLLKDILR; encoded by the coding sequence ATGAAACAGGAAAAGAAAACCTTGTCGTATTACCGACTCAGGCTGGAAGTTTATCTGAAAGACTACCATCCGCAACTGCTCGGTGACGAAACGTTTATCCGTGAACGTTCCGAAGCTGCTGCAAAAACGTACGAAGAAGCCTTCCTGCAAGACAATCCCATCGGCATAGCCGAAAGCATGGCCATGGAGGTATTGCTTAGAGGACTGCATTTTTCGCCGTATCAGTTTATCGAACAAATCATCGATAACGAATTTGCAAACGAAGTTCCCGCCGAACTGTCGGGGAAACTCTCTTTGCTTCTGTTGGAGCACAAAGATGTCAAAGATACCTTCGACCGTTACCATCCGGGAGACGACTTCGATGAAAAGCCGGAATATGACCGGCTCTATACCGAACTGACCGGAACGATCACTACGGTCATGGAAGAGCATGATTTGCTAAAGGACATTCTCCGTTAG